TGGAGCAGCCCCGGACTGACGAACGCCTCGGGCTGCTGGTGCCGCGGGGCGCAGTGCAGCGGCACTCCTCGCCGCTACAATTGAAGAGTTCTTCAATTTGCTAGTTGCCGATGCGCTCAAGATCGATGCCGCCGGCAGGGAGGGTGACTATGAGCGGGTTCGTGGAGGCGGTGCTGGAGCGGGTGCGGAAGGCGCGGGCCGGGCTGGAGGCCGCCCACGAGGCTGACGATGCGTATGAAGTCGCTCTTGCCGCGGACGAGCTGGATGACGTACTGCGGCTGGCGCGCAGACACGACATCGGCACGGAAGACGAGGAGTGCCAGCAGTGAATGCGATGCCGGTTCCGCTCTATCAGGCCAAGGCCGAGTTCTTCCGGATGCTCGGTCATCCGGTACGCATCCGGGTCCTGGAGCTGTTGCAGGACGGGCCGATGCCGGTACGGGATCTCCTCGCGGCGATCGAGATCGAGCCGTCGAATCTGTCTCAGCAGCTGGCCGTGCTGCGCCGGTCGGGGATCGTGACCGCGACCCGGGAAAGTCCCACCGTGGTGTACGAGCTGGCCGGCGGGGACGTGGCGGAGCTGCTTGCCACCGCTCGGCGCATCCTGTCCGTTCTGCTCGCCGGGCAGCAGGAGCTGCTGGCCGAACTGCGTGCGGTGGAGTCTGTGCCGTGACGAGTGTCGGTCGGTTCCGGCCGTGGGGCAGCGGAAGCCCGCCGTCGGCACTGGGCGCACCCGGCCCCTGATCCAGCGGGCGGGTGGCGTCTGCCGAGGTGGCGCCGGAGGCGGTGCGGGAGGCGACGCAGGCGGTGGCGGAGCACCCCGCCCCAGGGTGGGAGTCGCGCCGAGGTCCGCGTTCGCCGACGCGGTGCTGCTGCTGGTGGTCGGTGAGCTGGTCACGAAAGTACTGCGGCACGTCGCGCACACTCCGGCGGCGGAGGTGGGGACAACGGTCAAGGGCGGAGAACCGGTGATCGTCGGCGCGCACGGCGACCCGCGCCTTCCCGACCTGACCGCGGACGCATGGTGAGGGCTGCGGACGGTGATCGGGCCGGCAGCCGAGTGCGGGGGCGTCGTCAGTGCGGAGCCGGCCGTTGACCACGACGGCGAGGGCCTGCTCGTCCCGTCCGGCATTCCA
The genomic region above belongs to Streptomyces marianii and contains:
- a CDS encoding ArsR/SmtB family transcription factor — its product is MPVPLYQAKAEFFRMLGHPVRIRVLELLQDGPMPVRDLLAAIEIEPSNLSQQLAVLRRSGIVTATRESPTVVYELAGGDVAELLATARRILSVLLAGQQELLAELRAVESVP